The DNA segment gatggtatacaagattggaatgcagagactcaaatatttgaaacaagattttcatcaggaggagtaaaatacgcgatgtactaTTTTtaccttactaaggttttttcccacagggttttccttataaggtttttaatgaggcagctagaaatgtgtattactaaatatgtgtactctttttccttcactagaatttttcccactggatttttcctagtaaggttttaacgagacacaataccttttaatgaacatccaagggggagtgttatgaaaataattatattttggatgtccatttattactccgctatagataatcttcctgaagaagattatccatttagtactctgttgaaatttatctacaagcagctgatgcaggcaggttgcaagcagctcaatgaaatgatttgcaacaGCTTATTATTAAACAAGCaagttgcaagcagctcatgcagacaacttacaagcagctaaagaaaagccttgcagctgcttcctgaaaagcctcgcagctgcttcctttcttctataaatagaggagttttcagttcattatgtacagaattttgaagttgaataaaaatgtcaatctccctctatacttgtcttcgatttatttactttacagtttttattttataacaatattaCTATATTTGACAACATTTTAGCTTTAAAATTCCTATTTACTCTTAGTGAAATTTTTTTATGTTTAATaccataagtttcaaaaatctttttttctttcttataactCCATGCTGAGTCAAACTATATTATATAAATTGGATTGGTGGGAAGCAGAATAAAGAAACTGTAGATCCAATAGGTATGCACACAACACACTTTCAGTTACTCAAATTCCACCAACCATTTGGAGAAGAATTGCATCAAAGTATTTTCTGTTGAAATATAGTGGCTTGAATAGAGCGGAATTCATAAATTCTAACTTAAGAAATTCGGGATCGAGGCACATTCATTGATTCATTAACTGATATTCATAAATATAAGGAGTTTTCACAAATATGATCTTCAAAACTAAGCAATCTATTTATAAAATACAGGGGTAAAGTAGCTTACAGAAAAAGAGCATTTGTAAAATGTTGCATCATCCTTTCAAACATTAAACAGAGCTGGATTTGCAGTGGCTGTGCTTACTTGTACTTCAGGCAGATGCGGATCCAGTATTTGATTGTTACAGGTGTCACTCAGGGGCAGATACACATTTATCGAAGCGGTGTCACGCGATACCACTTCgttggattttttttattaaatatatgtattaatactgTGAGGAAACAAATAAGTAGGAAAATATGACACCAATTGACATAAGTTGTCTCTTGGTGCATTGATTGTGTACTTATTTTGCTCTAAGAGGTTAGAGGTTCAAACCTCAACTAACACAACGTGTTTGCAAATATTTGAGAGAATCTATGTGATTAAAAATTGTGATGAAGTACAATTTAATTCataattttttctaatttaaggcTCAACAAAACCAATAGACTAAAACTATTTCTTGTCTAGAAGTATGATAACTAAAGTTATTATTTCTGTTCTTCTATAAATTTTGACACCGCTAATAAAAATTTATGCTAAGAGATTGAACTTGGGTGTACATTTAGCCAGTTCGATCCATTTTTGATTAATTCGGTTCGATTCGGTTCGGTCCATTTTGaattaattcaattcaatttAAAAGATTATTTTATGCATAAATGAATATGTGATCACAAAATCGAATAAGTTCTGTCCAATTCGGTCTAAGTCTCTGGATTCAAATTCGATTAATATGATtagaaaataaaaagtaaaaataaaattttaaattagaaaatacaCCACTTCAATCTACATATAGCTCGATTAATATTATGTCTTTGATGCATCACTCTAATTTCTAAACgtaataaaatattattagaTGGACAAAAAGAGGAAATAATTAAAATCACATTCAAATAAATTTGAAgatctagaaaaagaaaaaaggaagcaaatatacaatttaaataaataataaaaaggaGATTGTACAAATAGAGTGAATAACAAAGGTgaagaaattaattaaaataatttaaaagaaggagcataaggaaaagaaaggaaagggAAAATAGATAACAACAAAACAACTAGGACCACATTAGAGTCACGATCCTGAGCATTTTATGTGGAGTTCCAGTGCCTTAACCGTGGCAAATCCAGTCATTTTGTGACTTGGGGTGCCACTCGTTATATAtgttcaacattttgagaaaaatatcaGTACATATATAAAATTTTACTCGAGCGATCGGGTGGCATACCACCATAGATCCGCCCTTGACTTCAAGCAATTCCAAACGACGTTCCAGTGTATCACGCTTCTCATTTAGTGTCGCCAATTTACTCTTTGTCGTTGCCTCTAAATTTACAACAAAATTAACCGTCACActattaaaaaaaggaaaaaaatgataaaatctaacCAGTACTCGGTATTCACACCAAACCAGTACATGTGTTAACTGATGtaaatttttactttaatttttaacTACTAAGGTTAAATTGCTTAATTTGGTATAAATACCGGACACATTAATTACTGAAAAATTACTCaaatgaaatttaaggagttagagAATAGTTACCGAATTGGACAGGGAAGTCGAAAAGCTTACAGACATTAATGGAGATGTTAGAAATGAATTCACGATTCTTCCAATCGGCTTGGACTGCTATACCTACATTCATGGCGTTGGTAATTCTGTCGGCTCTAGCCATATTTTGCCCTACTGGTTTCGACTGAGAGTGAAAAATATAGAGATCTGAAAGGAGAACAAATAATTCAGCGacaattttcttatatttttgcaATTGAGTAGATGGAGCTGAGCAGCGTTTAGCTTAGTCGTTCCGTTGACGGTTGTTTTCCCCCTTGTGTTATTTgtcttagattttcttttttaaatctttttctttattttgggtTTTGGGTCCAGCTTATTAGGgttgttcaaaatcgaaccgtAATCGTTAACTTAATCGAAAAATGATTTATTGGCTTATTGTGATACAAATATTAGCCATTAGCTCATGAAAATTAGTTGCACACGTTTTGGCGGGAAAAGTAGTTATTGTTTGTGTCACACAATTAGCGTACctgtatttccttttccttttatttcagcattttagctttattacaATCTTATAAATAAGAGGTACACCAAATGTAAAGGCATTGAGATTGATATATGAATTGAATTTctctcttcctcctcttcttctctcTAAATTTTGCCTTTCCTCGATCAACTCTTCTGttcttctctcatttttgttACTAATTCACTATTTCATTAAAGTGATACCTCAATTTgatatcaattggtattagagctcgtTAGACGATGGGACCACATAGAGCTGTCGACGTAGTAACTAGCAATCAACCCATGGATTTGCAGGAGCAATATGAAGATCTAGCAACTCAACAGTTAGATCTAAGGGCATAAATGGCTCAGAAACAGCAAAAACTCATGGATGATTTGGACAAAAGCCATGCTGAGCTGCTCCATATGGTAAGTTCTCTAAAAACTTCCTTCGATGATTTGCAATTGAACCAACAATCGAAGGACAATGCTTCTACTTCGACTGCTAGGGATAAGGTTTTACAATCAGGGTAAGGTATATTAGGTCCTAATCCTTATTGTGGTAATACAAATCGagttcatattttgatttttcCTCGTTTCAATGGGGAAAATATGAAAACCACATTATATAGGATTGAGCAGTATTTTTTAGAAGATGATACTCCTCTCAATCGGAGAGTGAGGCTGGTAGTTATGAACCTCGATGATGAGGCCTTAGCTTGGCACCAAGCCTACCTCAAATGTCGAAATGAACCTGTGCTACCCTCTTGGGATGAGTATATTACTGAGTTAATCAAAGCATTTGGTGGTGATTTTTCTGATCCTATGCTATAGTTGAAACAATTGAAATAAACAGGATCTGTTAGAGAATTTCAATTTGCCTTTGATAGATTGGTAGCTTAATGTAACTTAACTATTGAGCAAGCTATCTCTTGCTTCCTTGGTAGTTTGAAAGAGGAATTAGTGAATCCTATCACGATGCATGAGCCTAAAACTTTAGCTAAAACCTGCAGGCTAGCTGAGGCCACTTTCGCTGCTAATGCCAGAGCTCAGAAACACACTTCAGCTGGTTACTCTGCTGCTAAGCAGATTCCTTATGATAATCAAGGCCCTAAACCTCCTTCCTCTCCAGCAATTAGTCATACATCTCGACTTCCATTACATGTTGCTAGCACTGATGTGGTACATAGGAGCAGGAGGACTATTTCTCTAGCTGAGATGCAGGCAAAAAGGGCCCAGGGATTATGTTATTTCTGTGATGAGAAATATACTACAGGCCACAAATGCAACCTTCCCAAACAATTGCTTGTCTTAAAGCTTGAAGGACCTGATACTTTACCTACAGAAGAAGGAGACAACATTTCTGAAGCTGAAAAACTTCTTGAGGAGAGGACTGTTGCTGAAGAAGGACATCCTCACATTTCACTATGTGCATTAGCTGGTATCCAAAGAGCATAAACCATTCATGTTACAAGTTACAATGATAAGAGCCCATTCAAATTCTCCTAGATGGTGCTAGCACCCATAATTTCATAGATTCAGCAGCTGCAAAGAAGCTAGGTTGTTCTGTTACTCCTACTGTGCTAAGCTATGTTAGCTTAGGCAACAACGCTCTGAAGCCACTTCTGGAGTGGTAAAGGATTTTAAGTGGATGCTGTAGGGTACTACATATGTATCAAACCTCATTGTCTTTCCTGTTTGTAGATATGATTTGGTTTTAGGAGCCTTGtggatgaagaccctatgtccAGTCACAATGGACTATTCAGCCTTAACTATGACCTTTAACTACCAAGGCAAACAACATCTCTTGAAGGGAGTTTCAGAGGATTATAAGCTTTCTAGTTCTAAGGCTGTCAACAAGTATCAATGTGATAATGCTCAGTAGTATATGCTACAAGTACTGCTTGTGGAAGTGATGGACTTATGCTAGCCCTACATTTACCTACAGATGAGCCAATGCCACAGTCACTCAGAGACTTATTAACAACCTATAAGCAGGTATTCTCAGAGCCTATTGCACTACCTCCTCAAAGGGGTGCATTTGACCACAGGATCCCATTGCAACCTGGTACCAAACCAATCAACATCAGGCCCTATAGATATTCTTCTATAAAGAAGGATATCATTGAGAAGTTGGTAAAGGAGATGTTGCAACAAGGGTCATCCAGTACAGTAACAACCCTTTCTCCTCACCTGTGGTGGTGATAGGTAAGGATGGCACTTGGAGGTTATGTGTAGACTACAGGGACCTAAACCAATGCACTATTAAAGATAAATTCCCTATTCCTATCATTGATGACTTGTTGGATGAGTTATCAGGGGCTTCtatcttttctaaaattgatctcaGGTCTGGTTATCACCAGATCAGGATGGTTTCTGAAGATGTACCTAAGATAACATTCAAAACTCATATGGGACACTATGAGTATTTggtcatgccttttggcttgaccAATACTCCTTCCACTTTTTAGTGCTTAATGAACCATGCAGAAGCTTCTCGGAAGATTTGTGCTTGTTTTCTTTGATGATATTCTAATCTACAGTGTGAATTTGCAAGATCATCTTCTTCATTTACAACAGGTTTTTGACATTATGGTGCAGAACAATTTATTGGCAACCATTCTAAATGTGTTTTTGGTGTGTCAAGTATTGAATATTTGggtcactttatctttgcacaaggAGTTGCTACtgacccaaagaagatagaggttgtGCAACACTGGCCTAATCCCACAACTCTGAAGCAATTAAGAGGCTTCCTTGGGTTAGCTGGGTACTATAGGAAGTTTATCAGAGGTTATGGCCTTATTAGTTGACCTCTCACAGACCTGCTGAAGAAGGATAATTTTCTATGGACTGAGGTTGCTTCACAAGCCTTTGCTGAGCTTAAACTGGCACTCACTACTGCACCTGTTCTAGCCTTGCCAAATTACTCCTTACCATTTGTTGTTTAGACTGATGCTAGTGGATCTTGTATTGGTGTTGTCCTTACGCAAAACAACCATCCTATAACCTTTATTAGTAAAGGGTTGGCTCCCAGGCATGCTGCATTGTCTATGTATGAAAGTGAGCTTCTTGCATTAGTCTTTGCTGTGACATGGTCATATGATATCCTCAGCTAACACTTTATTGTCAGAACTGACCAGAAAGCACTCAAATATCTTTTAGAACAAAAGCTCCATACTGATTCTTAGATTAGGTGGTTGGCTAAACTCTTGCCTTTTGATTTTGAATCCAATATAAAATGGGAAGGAGAATGTAACTGAAGATTCGCTATCTAGAGTTCAATGAGTATCACTGATGACCATGCTCCTTTCTTCATTTCAAGCTGACTTATGAAAAGACATTCAAGCTAGTTGGTATTCAGATCCTGAATTGAAGGCTTTGATTACTTTATTGCACCAGCAACCTCAGAAACACTTCACTTGGGCGAATGATCAGCTTAGAAGGAAAGGCAAGCTGCTAGTTGGCAACAATGCTGCTTTGAGAAAATAAATACTCACACTTTAGCATTCCACTCCCTCTGGGGGTCAATCTGGTATGGATGCGACTATAAGGAAGGTTCTTACTTATTTCTATTGGAAGAGGATAAGAACTGACATTATGACCTTTGTTCACAAGTGTTCTGTGTGCCAAAGAAATAAGTATGACACCGGTGCATCCCTTGACATTCTCCAACTTTTGCCTATTCCTGCTCTTCCTTGGACAAAcatcacaatggatttcatagAAGGTTTGCCTAAGTCTCGAGGCAAAGCAGTtatatgggtcattgttgatcgACTTACTAAACATGCTCACTTTATTGCTTTGGCTCACCCTTATACTGCTCAGTCTCTTGTCCCTATTTTCTTGGATAATATCTTTAAACTTCATGGTTTTCCTGCTTCCATT comes from the Nicotiana tabacum cultivar K326 chromosome 14, ASM71507v2, whole genome shotgun sequence genome and includes:
- the LOC142168767 gene encoding uncharacterized protein LOC142168767, whose product is MIWTKAMLSCSIWLAEATFAANARAQKHTSAGYSAAKQIPYDNQGPKPPSSPAISHTSRLPLHVASTDVVHRSRRTISLAEMQAKRAQGLCYFCDEKYTTGHKCNLPKQLLVLKLEGPDTLPTEEGDNISEAEKLLEERTVAEEGHPHISLCALAGIQRA